One window from the genome of Streptomyces sp. NBC_01571 encodes:
- a CDS encoding bifunctional lytic transglycosylase/C40 family peptidase gives MTGPAPAPRRRLKRWLLAALLPLLAAGCSALPLMSTMNALTAVAAAGSASALGIGDESGSAADIRPRMLTAYKKAATGIAGQVPRCKGMTWPVLAGIAKVESNHAAGRSISAAGDIRPKIYGVLLNGSGSGGNTTSFPDTDGGKWDGTASGERAVGPFQFLPSTWESTGRDGNSDGVRDPHNADDAALGAAVYLCGHGRNLTDVAQLRSAILQYNHSGTYADTVLGWISRYRSGAPGNLSGSVATVVNAALAERGAPYSWGGGTTRGRSFGICCTPSGKSGVSVFGFDCSGLTLYAFAKAGIRLPHNADAQAAFGRRIPASLGQDALKAGDLVFFADGSGVIYHVGIALGSGTMVNAPRPGTVVRVDPIDAMSGYAGGARLL, from the coding sequence ATGACCGGGCCCGCGCCGGCTCCCCGGCGCCGTCTCAAGCGGTGGCTGCTCGCCGCGCTTCTGCCACTCCTCGCCGCAGGATGCTCCGCTCTGCCGCTGATGTCCACGATGAACGCGCTCACCGCGGTCGCCGCGGCCGGCAGCGCCAGCGCGCTTGGGATCGGCGACGAGAGCGGCAGCGCCGCCGACATCCGCCCACGGATGCTCACGGCGTACAAGAAGGCCGCCACCGGCATCGCAGGGCAGGTCCCCCGCTGCAAGGGCATGACCTGGCCGGTGCTGGCCGGGATCGCCAAGGTCGAGTCGAACCATGCAGCCGGCCGCTCCATTTCTGCGGCCGGGGACATCCGGCCGAAGATCTATGGGGTGCTGCTGAACGGCTCCGGGTCCGGCGGGAACACCACGTCGTTCCCTGACACCGACGGCGGGAAGTGGGACGGGACGGCGAGCGGCGAACGGGCCGTGGGCCCCTTCCAGTTCCTGCCCTCCACCTGGGAGAGCACCGGCCGCGACGGCAACAGCGACGGCGTGCGCGATCCGCACAACGCCGACGATGCCGCCCTGGGGGCAGCCGTGTACCTGTGCGGGCACGGCCGCAACCTCACCGACGTGGCCCAGCTGCGGTCAGCGATCCTGCAGTACAACCACTCCGGGACCTACGCGGACACCGTGCTGGGCTGGATCAGCCGGTACCGGTCCGGCGCCCCGGGGAACCTGTCCGGGTCGGTCGCCACCGTCGTGAACGCGGCGCTCGCCGAACGCGGCGCGCCCTACTCGTGGGGCGGCGGCACCACCCGCGGCCGCAGCTTCGGGATCTGCTGCACCCCGAGCGGGAAGTCCGGGGTGTCCGTCTTCGGCTTCGACTGCTCGGGCCTGACCCTGTACGCGTTCGCCAAGGCCGGCATCCGGCTGCCCCACAACGCCGACGCCCAGGCCGCGTTCGGCCGGCGCATCCCGGCCAGTCTCGGCCAGGACGCGTTGAAGGCCGGTGACCTCGTCTTCTTCGCGGACGGCTCCGGGGTGATCTATCACGTCGGTATCGCGCTGGGCAGCGGCACGATGGTCAACGCGCCGCGTCCCGGAACGGTCGTGCGCGTCGACCCGATCGACGCCATGTCCGGCTACGCGGGAGGAGCACGCCTCCTATGA